In Papaver somniferum cultivar HN1 chromosome 1, ASM357369v1, whole genome shotgun sequence, a genomic segment contains:
- the LOC113351126 gene encoding uncharacterized protein LOC113351126, with amino-acid sequence MTVANLTNKNSKAEDGEDKRITGINGVGKVGGKEKRRTTLGFSEKWRAKEREHEVGIDPSIMVRGRGRSGPHEVLVDEVMERTRYVELSRAVEQLAGQIATLLQRHERRRLPTDESDTERTDDDDTEKPFVERVRENLHHERDSKSWESAFSVEIPEFHGSGLTSEDCIDWFSTVEEVLEFKRVPVARVVPLVTTRFRGRMLFGGGNLKQHAFNKNASAQQGVSIPQKSGQKCYRCGDPGHFANDCRRAGRPGKALLVEVDANDDSFAEADEDELNEVFLPGDQGECLMVLRRFFLTQKIADDESWLRKNIFQTTCVVGGKIFRMIIDSESCENVVSDEAVRKLKLPTEKHPQSYSLHWISKGSEVTISKRCLVNFSIRSLYQDIVWCDVVTIDACHLLLGRPWQFDRDGLLEDFADIFPVDLQDGLPPSRDIHHRIDFFPGSVLPNRPHYRMSPKEHAELQRQVGELLEKGLIRESLSPCVVPDLLIPKKDGTWRMCVDSRVVNKITVKYRFPIPRLDDLLDQLHDATIFSKLDLRSDYHQIRIRPGDEWKTAFKIREGIYEWLVMLLGLSNANL; translated from the exons ATGACTGTCGCAAACCTCACCAACAAAAACAGCAAAGCCGAAGACGGAGAAGATAAGAGAATCACTGGAATTAATGGCGTCGGTAAAGTgggaggaaaagaaaaaagaagaacaacacttggtttctctgaaaAATGGCGAGCAAAGGAAAGAGAACATGAAG TGGGTATCGATCCTTCAATCATGGTTCGTGGCAGAGGTCGTAGTGGTCCTCACGAAGTTTTGGTTGATGAGGTGATGGAGAGAACAAGGTATGTTGAACTCTCACGCGCGGTTGAGCAGCTCGCCGGTCAAATAGCTACTTTGCTGCAACGACATGAGCGCCGTCGTCTTCCTACGGATGAATCAGACACCGAAagaactgatgatgatgatactgAAAAGCCCTTTGTTGAGCGTGTAAGGGAGAACTTGCATCATGAACGTGACTCTAAAAGTTGGGAATCAGCATTCAGCGTAGAGATTCCTGAGTTTCATGGTAGTGGATTGACGTCGGAAGATTGTATCGACTGGTTTTCTACCGTGGAAGAAGTGCTTGAGTTTAAGAGGGTACCTGTTGCTCGTGTGGTTCCTCTTGTTACTACCCGCTTTCGAGGAAGGATGCTGTTTGGTGGCGGCAATTTAAAGCAACACGCATTCAACAAG AATGCTTCCGCACAACAGGGTGTTAGTATACCACAAAAATCTGGTCAGAAGTGTTATCGTTGTGGTGATCCGGGTCATTTTGCGAATGACTGTCGTAGAGCCGGTAGACCTGGTAAAGCCTTACTAGTAGAAGTTGATGCAAATGATGATTCTTTTGCTGAGGCTGATGAAGATGAGCTAAATGAAGTATTTTTGCCTGGAGATCAAGGTGAATGCTTAATGGTTCTTCGTCGTTTCTTCCTCACCCAAAAAATTGCTGATGATGAGTCGTGGTTACGAAAGAATATATTTCAGACAACTTGTGTTGTGGGTGGTAAGATTTTTCGTATGATAATTGACTCTGAAAGTTGTGAGAATGTAGTATCTGACGAGGCTGTCCGTAAGTTGAAACTGCCAACTGAAAAACATCCCCAATCATATTCTCTTCATTGGATCAGTAAAGGTTCCGAGGTAACTATATCGAAACGTTGTCTTGTGAATTTTTCTATTCGGTCATTGTACCAAGATATTGTTTGGTGTGACGTTGTGACAATAGATGCTTGCCATCTCTTGTTGGGGAGACCATGGCAATTTGATAGGGAC GGGTTATTGGAAGACTTCGCAGACATATTTCCAGTGGACCTTCAGGACGGGCTACCTCCTTCTCGAGATATCCATCATCGAATAGATTTTTTTCCTGGTTCGGTTCTTCCTAATCGTCCGCACTATCGTATGAGCCCTAAAGAGCATGCCGAACTGCAACGTCAAGTGGGGGAACTATTAGAGAAGGGTCTTATTAGGGAAAGTCTCAGTCCATGTGTTGTTCCGGATTTATTAATCCCTAAGAAAGATGGTACTTGGCGCATGTGTGTGGATAGTCGTGTTGTTAATAAGATTACGGTAAAGTATCGCTTCCCCATTCCTCGCCTAGATGATTTATTAGATCAGTTGCACGATGCTACTATTTTTAGCAAACTGGATTTAAGAAGTGATTATCATCAGATCCGTATTCGCCCGGGTGATGAGTGGAAAACCGCTTTTAAAATTAGGGAAGGCATATATGAATGGCTAGTAATGCTGCTCGGTCTCTCCAATGCTAATTTATAG
- the LOC113301832 gene encoding uncharacterized protein LOC113301832, whose protein sequence is MLGRSSFSRSGSFRPENLGQNALAMIGNLCFTLFVLGVVIFTIIAATYQPEDPLFHPSTKITNFLVSDSNATFMSDNTVAKTGEDLVPFNQTDLTGVLNVTDVSVTAPAKEDTVECEGDINTPIDCKDPDIFHLMMTYAIEYFKDIHFYRFGKPVAGSNSTTCDMAWRFRPKDGKAAGFYKDYRRFVILRSENCNFTVTGVGEYHTGVNARKKKRNQKGGFEKNKPGKGNTAIAALPVFGEDVNDALPVVESEGSFRRGKYLIYSGGGDRCKNMNHYLWSLLCALGEAQYLNRTLVMDLTICLSSIYTSSNQDEEGKDFRFYFDFEHLKESASVLDQNQFWTDWTKWQKKDHMGLHLVEDFRVTPVKLSDVKDSLIMRKFGSVEPDNYWYRVCEGETESVIQRPWHLIWKSKRLMEIVSEITSKMNWDFDSVHVERGEKAKNTQLWPNLASDTSPESLMSSLRDKIEDGRNLYIATNEPETSFFDPLKDKYTTHFLDDYKGLWDENSEWYSETTKLNGGNPVDFDGYMRVSVDTEVFLRGKKQIETFNDLTSDCKDGVYTCSAST, encoded by the coding sequence ATGTTAGGTCGTTCATCATTCTCCAGATCCGGAAGTTTCCGGCCGGAAAATCTAGGTCAAAATGCCCTTGCCATGATTGGAAACCTATGTTTTACATTATTTGTACTTGGAGTGGTAatcttcactatcattgcagCTACATACCAACCCGAAGATCCTCTTTTTCATCCATCAACTAAAATTACAAATTTTCTTGTATCTGATTCCAATGCCACTTTTATGTCTGATAATACTGTTGCCAAGACGGGTGAAGATTTGGTGCCTTTTAATCAGACTGACTTAACTGGGGTCTTAAATGTTACCGATGTTTCTGTAACTGCTCCTGCGAAAGAAGATACTGTTGAATGTGAAGGTGATATCAATACACCAATTGATTGTAAGGACCCAGACatttttcatctaatgatgacTTATGCCATAgagtattttaaggatattcactTTTACCGGTTCGGGAAGCCTGTTGCTGGATCAAACTCAACTACTTGTGACATGGCGTGGAGATTTAGACCCAAGGATGGAAAAGCAGCTGGTTTTTATAAGGATTATCGTAGGTTCGTTATTCTGCGGAGTGAGAATTGTAATTTCACTGTGACTGGGGTTGGAGAATATCATACAGGAGTAAAcgcaaggaagaagaagaggaaccaAAAAGGTGGCTTTGAGAAGAACAAACCTGGCAAAGGTAATACGGCTATTGCTGCTCTGCCTGTTTTTGGTGAAGATGTAAATGATGCACTTCCAGTGGTCGAATCTGAAGGCTCATTCAGACGCGGGAAGTACTTGATTTACTCTGGTGGTGGAGATAGATGCAAGAATATGAACCACTACCTATGGAGTTTGTTGTGTGCTCTGGGTGAAGCTCAATATTTGAATCGTACATTGGTCATGGATCTGACTATATGTTTGTCTTCGATCTATACTTCATCAAATCAGGACGAAGAGGGGAAAGATTTCAGGTTTTATTTCGATTTTGAGCATTTGAAAGAGTCTGCTTCTGTATTGGACCAAAATCAGTTCTGGACTGACTGGACTAAATGGCAGAAGAAAGATCATATGGGCCTTCATCTTGTGGAGGATTTCAGGGTCACGCCAGTGAAGCTGTCTGACGTAAAGGATTCCTTGATTATGAGGAAGTTTGGGTCAGTGGAGCCGGACAATTACTGGTACAGGGTGTGTGAAGGGGAAACTGAGTCAGTTATCCAACGGCCATGGCACTTGATATGGAAATCTAAACGGTTGATGGAGATAGTTTCCGAGATTACATCTAAGATGAACTGGGATTTCGACTCTGTTCATGTTGAAAGAGGTGAGAAGGCGAAAAACACACAGCTCTGGCCTAACTTGGCGAGTGATACTTCACCTGAATCACTTATGTCGTCACTGAGGGACAAAATTGAGGACGGGAGGAACCTTTATATCGCAACAAATGAACCAGAGACTTCATTCTTCGACCCATTGAAGGACAAGTACACTACTCATTTCCTTGACGACTATAAGGGTCTTTGGGACGAGAACAGTGAGTGGTACTCAGAGACCACGAAGCTCAATGGTGGGAATCCAGTGGATTTTGATGGATATATGAGAGTGTCGGTTGACACCGAAGTGTTCTTGAGAGGGAAAAAACAGATTGAAACTTTCAATGATCTCACTTCCGATTGCAAAGACGGTGTTTACACCTGTAGCGCATCTACTTGA
- the LOC113301842 gene encoding histone-lysine N-methyltransferase ASHR2 translates to MSNPTNNSMLLKITEIHGRGRSLVSTQPLKAGQVVLQDSPILLYPATTPSKNGEFSNFCSNCFKILRVNTTNSNNLNSCPSCSHHALFCNPNCQNSALSGSHSTWVCQALNYIRYSSPNLPFLQDPDTQIQARFLVSAYNLAVTSPSNFQLLLSLQGEAPSIPNLQTQALHSFIASLSPPQSGFGFSPELTAALLAKDKQNAFGLMDDNSNSERTVRAYGIYPKASFFNHDCLPNACRFDYVDSRNSGGSAVPDNITNNTDIIIRVIHDVPEGREICLSYFPVTWNYLERQTRLKDDYGFECDCDRCKVEVNWKEEDDNSGTGMEPDNDEAMEGSDEDANEADNDFPHAYFFVKYVCDGDNCGGTLAPLPPSQDGSPSDVLECNVCGRLRKGDDMDGDNENDEDGDMLEG, encoded by the coding sequence ATGTCCAATCCAACAAATAACTCAATGCTCCTCAAAATTACAGAGATTCATGGAAGAGGAAGATCTCTAGTTTCAACTCAACCCTTGAAAGCAGGTCAAGTAGTTCTTCAAGACTCACCAATCCTTCTCTACCCAGCAACAACTCCCTCCAAAAATGGTGAATTCTCAAATTTCTGTTCTaattgcttcaaaatattgcgtGTTAACACTACTAATTCCAATAATTTGAATTCATGTCCTTCATGCTCACATCATGCTCTCTTTTGTAACCCTAATTGTCAAAATTCTGCTTTATCTGGGTCTCATTCTACTTGGGTTTGTCAAGCTCTAAACTATATCCGTTACTCTAGTCCCAATCTCCCTTTCCTCCAAGATCCTGATACTCAAATTCAAGCTCGTTTCCTTGTTTCCGCTTACAATCTTGCAGTGACCTCGCCATCTAATTTTCAGTTATTATTATCTCTTCAAGGAGAAGCCCCTTCAATTCCAAACCTGCAAACTCAGGCTCTCCATTCATTTATTGCTTCACTTTCACCTCCTCAGTCTGGTTTTGGATTCTCTCCTGAACTAACTGCTGCATTGCTTGCCAAAGATAAGCAAAATGCATTCGGATTGATGGACGACAATAGCAACAGTGAGAGAACTGTGAGAGCGTATGGTATTTATCCTaaagcgtcgttcttcaatcaTGATTGTCTTCCGAATGCTTGTAGATTTGATTATGTCGACAGTAGGAATAGTGGTGGCAGTGCTGTGCCTGATAACATAACTAATAATACCGATATCATTATTAGAGTCATTCATGATGTTCCTGAGGGAAGGGAAATATGTCTGAGTTACTTCCCAGTAACTTGGAATTATCTAGAGAGGCAAACAAGGTTGAAGGATGATTATGGTTTTGAATGTGACTGTGATAGATGTAAAGTCGAGGTTAATTGGAAAGAGGAAGATGATAATAGTGGTACTGGAATGGAACCTGATAACGATGAAGCTATGGAAGGTTCTGATGAAGATGCAAACGAAGCAGATAATGACTTTCCCCACGCTTATTTCTTTGTGAAATATGTTTGTGATGGAGATAATTGTGGGGGAACGTTGGCTCCATTACCACCTTCACAGGACGGCTCACCATCTGATGTTTTGGAATGCAATGTTTGTGGACGGTTAAGGAAAGGAGATGATATGGACGGAGATaatgaaaacgatgaagatggtgaCATGTTGGAAGGATAA